In the genome of Magnolia sinica isolate HGM2019 chromosome 2, MsV1, whole genome shotgun sequence, one region contains:
- the LOC131230700 gene encoding oleosin G-like, whose product MTDRHPGPGPVTRSPGPVTRNPSGSAFLRRFHGQTPNSTQVVGFLTLIISGGILLLLTGLTLTATVLALIFFTPLIILSSPIWVPAGTVLFIAIAGFLWMCTMAFVALAGVSWTYKYVRGWHPPGSDRVDYARSRIADTASHMKDYAREYSGYLQSKVKDAAPGA is encoded by the coding sequence ATGACAGACCGTCACCCTGGCCCAGGCCCAGTTACCAGAAGCCCAGGCCCAGTTACCAGAAACCCATCAGGGTCCGCATTCCTCAGGAGGTTCCATGGCCAAACACCCAATTCAACCCAAGTAGTCGGGTTCTTGACACTCATAATCTCGGGTGGGATCCTACTCCTTCTCACCGGCCTCACACTCACCGCTACTGTCCTGGCTCTGATCTTCTTTACGCCGTTGATCATCCTATCCAGTCCGATATGGGTCCCAGCTGGGACCGTTCTCTTCATTGCCATCGCTGGCTTCTTGTGGATGTGCACGATGGCTTTCGTGGCCTTGGCAGGAGTCTCATGGACGTACAAGTACGTGAGGGGGTGGCACCCGCCCGGCTCGGACCGTGTAGACTATGCGAGGAGCCGGATTGCTGACACGGCTAGCCATATGAAGGACTATGCTAGGGAGTATAGTGGATATTTGCAGAGCAAGGTGAAGGATGCAGCCCCTGGTGCTTGA